GTACCGACCCCCAAAAGTTAGACCAAAAATCTAACAATTGGAGGTCGGTATTTTTATGGCTGCATACAGTTATGAGTTTAAAAAGAAAGTTGTAGATGCATATTTACGTGGCGAAGGAGGTTATACTTTTTTAGCAGAAAAATATGGAGTAAAAAACAGAAGACAAGTTCTCAATTGGGTACATTACTACGAAGAACTTGGTGATGATGGATTAAAACGTTCAAGAAAGAACGAAGCTTATTCTTTTGAATTTAAGCTTGGTGTGGTAGAGTCTTATTTAACAAGTGAGGTATCTTATCAGGAACTGGCTCTTTCGATAGGGATTAATAATAATGCTCTTATCGCTAGGTGGGTAAATGATTATAGAGCGGCTGGTCCTGATGCCTTAAGAGATAAGAAACGTGGGAGAAGGGCTAAAATGAATTCATCAGGTAAGGCTGTTAATATACAACGCCAAGATGATTCAGCTCCTGTTGATACAAGCACTGAGCATGTTAAACAGCTTGAAGCTGAACTCTTAAAACTAAAAATCGAGAATGCTTATTTAAAAGAACTGAGGAGGCTGCGTTTAGAGGAGGAAGCTCTTCTGAAAAAACAGCGAGAATCGTCCACAGCCTCCGAGGAGAATTCAAATTAAAAGACGTTCTCGCTGTAGTTGGCTTCCCTAAAGCTACCTACATGTATTGGCAAAAAAGATTTGATAGAGAAAATCCTGACAAAGAACTCGAAGAGAAAATCTTAAGAATACATGAAGATAATAAAGATTATGGATATCGACGCATGCGAGCCGAATTAAATAATCAGGGAATTCATGTTAACAAGAAAAAAGTCCAGCGAATAATGCAAAAACTCAATCTTCAGGTGACCTCATTTACGCGCAAAAGTCGTAAATACAGCTCGTACAAAGGCAAGGTTGGTATTGTGGCACCTAATAGAATCCGTAGGCGATTCAATACACATATACCGCATCAAAAGGTTACAACTGATACAACCGAATTTAAATACTATGAAGTAGATTCAAAAGGCCATATGACAATGCACAAGCTTTATTTAGATCCTTTTATGGATATGTGTAATGGTGAAATTATTAGTTATGGTATTGCTAAGCGTCCTACGGCCAAGAGCGTAATGGATGCACTAGATAAGGCCATTAAAATAACCTCAGATTGTCCTTATCGCCGAACATTCCATTCAGATCAAGGATGGGCTTACCAGATGAGAGCATACTCTAACCGGCTTAAGGAAGAACGTATTTTTCAAAGTATGTCTAGAAAAGGTAACTGCTATGATAATTCCGTTATGGAGAACTTCTTTGGACTGCTTAAACAAGAGATTTACTATGGTGTCGTCTATTACAGCTATGAGGAATTGAAGTCGGAAATTGAACGATACATAAATTACTATAACGAAAAGAGAATTAAAGAGAAA
The Desulfonispora thiosulfatigenes DSM 11270 DNA segment above includes these coding regions:
- a CDS encoding IS3 family transposase (programmed frameshift): MAAYSYEFKKKVVDAYLRGEGGYTFLAEKYGVKNRRQVLNWVHYYEELGDDGLKRSRKNEAYSFEFKLGVVESYLTSEVSYQELALSIGINNNALIARWVNDYRAAGPDALRDKKRGRRAKMNSSGKAVNIQRQDDSAPVDTSTEHVKQLEAELLKLKIENAYFKRTEEAAFRGGSSSEKTARIVHSLRGEFKLKDVLAVVGFPKATYMYWQKRFDRENPDKELEEKILRIHEDNKDYGYRRMRAELNNQGIHVNKKKVQRIMQKLNLQVTSFTRKSRKYSSYKGKVGIVAPNRIRRRFNTHIPHQKVTTDTTEFKYYEVDSKGHMTMHKLYLDPFMDMCNGEIISYGIAKRPTAKSVMDALDKAIKITSDCPYRRTFHSDQGWAYQMRAYSNRLKEERIFQSMSRKGNCYDNSVMENFFGLLKQEIYYGVVYYSYEELKSEIERYINYYNEKRIKEKLGWLSPVQYRLSLQAA